A genomic segment from Elusimicrobium sp. encodes:
- a CDS encoding replication-associated recombination protein A: MQEEQNSLPLAARQAPKKLEDFAGQPHLLGPGKMLRRLLEADMIKSAVFFGPPGCGKTATARYIASRTQSYTVELNAAAAGVADIKKVLAEAKERALTPSFDSRKTLVILDEIHHFNKTQQDVLLPSVERGDIILIGITTENPYYYINTALLSRFSVFEFKALGNQDLLKILTRAAEQENAIVQEDAAQYFITQANGDSRKMLNAAELAFVTTQPGKDGKKHIDLAIAQECIQRRHLNYDKKGDEHYDVISAFIKSMRGSDPDAAVYWLARMLESGEDPRFIARRILICASEDVGLAEPAALMIAQAAFQAAEELGMPEVRIPLAHAAIYVACCPKSNSAYNAINAALQEVREGRYRPVPEHLRSGGKNRGYKYAHDYPNHFVKQSYMPNPMRFFEPGSLGKEAPLIDRLKKTKGE, translated from the coding sequence ATGCAAGAAGAACAAAACTCTTTACCCTTGGCCGCCCGCCAAGCGCCTAAAAAACTGGAAGACTTTGCCGGCCAACCGCATTTGTTGGGGCCGGGCAAAATGTTGCGGCGCTTGTTGGAAGCGGATATGATTAAATCCGCCGTTTTCTTTGGCCCGCCCGGTTGTGGCAAAACAGCCACGGCGCGTTATATTGCGTCGCGCACCCAGTCTTATACGGTGGAACTCAATGCGGCGGCGGCCGGAGTGGCGGACATCAAAAAAGTGTTAGCCGAAGCCAAGGAACGCGCCCTCACCCCCAGTTTTGATTCCCGAAAAACCCTCGTTATTTTGGACGAAATTCACCACTTTAACAAAACCCAACAAGATGTACTCCTTCCGTCTGTGGAAAGAGGGGATATTATTTTAATCGGCATTACAACCGAAAACCCTTATTATTATATTAACACCGCGCTTTTGTCGCGTTTTTCCGTGTTTGAATTTAAGGCTTTGGGAAACCAAGATCTTCTTAAAATTTTAACCCGAGCCGCCGAGCAGGAAAATGCCATTGTGCAAGAAGATGCCGCACAATACTTCATCACGCAGGCCAACGGCGATTCCCGCAAAATGCTCAATGCCGCGGAATTGGCCTTTGTAACCACGCAACCCGGTAAAGACGGAAAAAAACACATTGATTTGGCAATCGCGCAAGAGTGTATCCAACGCCGTCATCTTAATTACGACAAAAAAGGAGATGAACACTACGATGTCATTTCCGCCTTCATCAAATCTATGCGCGGTTCCGACCCCGATGCCGCCGTCTATTGGTTGGCGCGCATGTTGGAAAGCGGCGAAGATCCGCGTTTTATCGCACGGCGCATTTTAATTTGTGCAAGCGAAGATGTGGGCCTTGCCGAACCTGCCGCATTGATGATTGCACAGGCGGCTTTTCAGGCCGCGGAAGAATTGGGAATGCCCGAAGTGCGTATCCCCTTGGCTCATGCCGCTATTTATGTGGCGTGTTGCCCCAAAAGCAACTCCGCTTACAATGCCATTAACGCCGCGTTGCAAGAAGTACGCGAAGGGCGCTACCGCCCGGTACCGGAGCATTTGCGTTCCGGCGGGAAAAACCGCGGATATAAATACGCGCATGATTACCCCAACCATTTTGTAAAACAATCTTATATGCCCAATCCCATGCGCTTTTTTGAGCCGGGCTCTCTGGGCAAAGAGGCTCCGCTTATCGACCGCCTCAAAAAAACCAAAGGAGAATAA
- a CDS encoding 4-hydroxy-tetrahydrodipicolinate synthase encodes MFKGVFTALVTPMTREGAIDYSALGRLLDAQLAAGVHGLVLLGTTAETPTLSTEEKKELLHFCTERVQNRVKIIIGAGTNATNSTLENIRMSQAFRPDGVLVVTPYYNKPNASGLIQHFKQAASLGTPVILYHIPGRTGLKISTGVLADLLAEVPQIAGIKESDYDMAHVTDTAVKYSNRVSYLCGNDDLFPEYLAINASGIISAAANVFAPAFVKIYNLFQEGKTAESFKIFAQIYPLIKACYLETNPTCVKYMLSKIGFGTDTVRLPLGEISADNKTKIDRLLQAADSSLFIK; translated from the coding sequence ATGTTCAAAGGAGTTTTCACCGCACTTGTTACACCGATGACCCGCGAAGGCGCCATCGATTATTCCGCTTTAGGGCGCTTATTAGATGCGCAGTTAGCAGCCGGCGTGCATGGCTTGGTGCTTTTGGGCACCACGGCAGAAACCCCCACTTTATCGACGGAAGAAAAAAAAGAATTACTGCATTTTTGCACGGAACGCGTCCAAAACCGCGTGAAAATTATTATCGGCGCGGGAACAAACGCCACCAACTCCACTTTAGAAAATATCCGCATGAGCCAGGCCTTCCGTCCGGACGGAGTATTGGTGGTAACGCCTTACTATAACAAGCCGAACGCTTCGGGTCTTATTCAACATTTTAAGCAGGCCGCCTCTTTGGGAACTCCGGTAATTTTGTATCATATCCCGGGGAGAACAGGCTTAAAAATTTCAACCGGCGTATTGGCCGACTTACTTGCCGAAGTGCCGCAAATTGCGGGCATTAAAGAATCCGATTACGATATGGCCCATGTAACCGATACGGCCGTTAAGTATTCCAACCGCGTCAGTTATTTGTGCGGGAACGACGATTTGTTCCCCGAATATCTGGCTATCAATGCTTCGGGTATTATCAGTGCGGCGGCCAATGTGTTTGCTCCGGCTTTTGTAAAAATTTACAATTTATTCCAAGAAGGAAAAACGGCCGAATCTTTTAAGATTTTTGCGCAAATTTATCCTTTGATTAAAGCCTGCTACCTGGAAACAAACCCCACTTGCGTAAAATATATGTTGTCTAAAATCGGCTTCGGCACGGACACCGTTCGCTTGCCGCTGGGTGAAATTTCCGCCGATAATAAAACAAAAATAGACCGCTTGCTTCAAGCGGCAGACTCCAGTTTATTTATTAAATAA
- the rpmG gene encoding 50S ribosomal protein L33, with protein MASERITIALICTECKNKNYYQVRGKKKEYKLELNKFCKKCGKSTTHKEGKA; from the coding sequence ATGGCAAGTGAAAGAATTACGATCGCGCTGATTTGCACCGAATGCAAAAACAAAAATTACTACCAAGTGCGCGGTAAAAAGAAAGAATATAAATTGGAACTCAACAAATTCTGCAAAAAATGCGGAAAGAGTACCACTCATAAAGAAGGCAAAGCCTAA
- the pheS gene encoding phenylalanine--tRNA ligase subunit alpha, with the protein MTIQEFQTACTAIEQEYKDKISQAATLAEVEDLRVAALGRKGALTELLKGLKDFSIEEKKQAGPLGNALKAALTAALDEKTAFFAEKEINEELNKTEIDLTLPGYPVAQGHRHPLSVAQDRMTDVLSRLGFEWAEGPWVEDEKHNFDLLNIPLHHPARDAQDTFFVDGKMPLVLRTHTSNVQSRYMEKHKPPLRIMAPGRVFRNDSLDATHSPVFHQIEGLYVDKNVSMADLKSDLTAFMKGLFGNKAEIRFRPSFFPFTEPSVEVDVKCVFCQGKGCNVCKGSGWIEMLGAGVVHPNVLRNCGIDPEEFSGYAFGLGVERLAMMMLNIKDIRTFYENDLRVLKQF; encoded by the coding sequence ATGACTATCCAAGAATTTCAAACTGCCTGCACTGCTATCGAGCAGGAATATAAAGACAAAATTTCCCAAGCCGCCACTTTGGCCGAAGTAGAAGATTTGCGCGTGGCCGCTTTAGGAAGAAAAGGGGCCTTGACCGAACTGTTAAAAGGCCTGAAAGATTTTTCTATTGAAGAAAAGAAACAAGCCGGCCCGCTCGGCAATGCGTTGAAAGCCGCCCTTACGGCCGCTTTAGACGAAAAAACAGCCTTTTTTGCGGAAAAAGAAATCAACGAAGAACTTAACAAAACCGAAATTGATTTGACCCTCCCCGGCTATCCCGTGGCACAAGGCCACCGTCATCCTCTTTCCGTGGCGCAAGACCGCATGACCGATGTGCTGTCCCGCTTGGGTTTTGAGTGGGCAGAAGGCCCTTGGGTGGAAGACGAAAAGCATAACTTTGATTTGCTTAATATCCCGCTTCATCACCCGGCTCGCGATGCGCAAGATACTTTTTTTGTAGATGGCAAAATGCCGCTTGTATTGCGCACGCATACTTCCAATGTGCAAAGCCGTTACATGGAAAAACATAAACCGCCGCTGCGCATTATGGCGCCCGGCCGCGTGTTTCGCAACGACAGTTTAGATGCTACCCACAGCCCCGTTTTTCACCAAATTGAAGGGTTATATGTGGATAAAAATGTCAGCATGGCCGATTTGAAGAGCGATTTGACGGCTTTTATGAAAGGCTTATTCGGTAACAAAGCCGAAATCCGCTTCCGCCCTTCCTTCTTTCCGTTCACGGAACCGAGTGTAGAAGTAGATGTAAAATGTGTGTTCTGCCAAGGGAAAGGTTGTAATGTGTGTAAAGGCAGCGGTTGGATTGAAATGTTGGGCGCGGGGGTCGTTCACCCCAATGTGCTGCGCAACTGCGGCATTGACCCCGAAGAATTCAGCGGATATGCTTTCGGTTTAGGAGTGGAACGCTTGGCGATGATGATGCTTAATATCAAAGATATTCGCACCTTCTACGAAAACGATCTGCGCGTATTAAAACAATTTTAA
- a CDS encoding prepilin-type N-terminal cleavage/methylation domain-containing protein, giving the protein MNKGFTLIELLVVVLIIGILSSVALPQYTMAVEKARATEVFTVVAAMRKNYEMCNYMGECTQEMYFGDCGMKPKSVTGNDSDYNTLVGNNFQFAATPFGFAAFWDKKVSDVNSADYMFAWMPRGGSNEIDQLICTSNTDKGKKFCKSLCGYEQCDVDRKTKYD; this is encoded by the coding sequence ATGAATAAAGGGTTTACTCTTATTGAGTTATTGGTAGTCGTGCTTATTATCGGGATATTGTCGTCAGTTGCTTTGCCGCAATATACCATGGCGGTGGAAAAAGCCCGTGCAACCGAAGTGTTTACCGTGGTGGCGGCCATGCGCAAAAATTACGAAATGTGCAATTATATGGGTGAATGTACCCAGGAAATGTACTTTGGAGACTGCGGTATGAAACCGAAGAGTGTAACGGGAAACGATAGTGATTATAACACCTTGGTCGGCAATAATTTCCAATTCGCCGCAACTCCGTTTGGTTTTGCCGCATTTTGGGATAAAAAAGTTTCCGATGTAAACTCTGCCGATTATATGTTTGCTTGGATGCCCCGAGGCGGTAGTAACGAAATAGACCAACTTATCTGCACGAGTAATACCGATAAAGGGAAGAAGTTTTGTAAATCTCTTTGTGGTTATGAACAGTGCGATGTGGATCGTAAAACAAAATATGATTAA
- a CDS encoding phenylalanine--tRNA ligase subunit beta: MKILYSWLKDFIDLDLTPEELVKKLTDLGIEVASVETTGADFEGVHVAQIIQIDDHPNSDHLHLVTLDLGGGKTQRVVCGAPNVAVGQKVPLARVGARLGKEVLKPAVIRGVESEGMICSSDELGLTQTRARGIMVLPEELELGTDVSSLYGKPDSLFDLEITSNRPDLLSHLGVARELGALLNKEVKLPEIKDIAGEGKSLEVEIQNPEGCPRYMGRIIRGVKNAESPKWMKTRLAAMGLNPKNALVDITNYVMFELGNPLHAFDLREVEGGKVIVRNAQEGEKFTVLGGRELELTSNCLMIADGKKATALAGIMGGMDSGIKEDTQDIFIEAAYFNAPSVNKTVKKFAISSDSSQRFERGTDIEGAALAMRRASELFVQICGGVASEINDVYPTKYENPVVTFSPADINRILGTQIPAERLQEIFSRLALDFKAEGDAWTFKAPTHRRDLNHKWDLAEEAARFAGYDMIPVSETKARLQFADNPKGIDLGKRFARSLIGFGFCECKNIDFVGEKEIKAFGFDPKFCIKIKNALAQGWDYLRPTLLPSLLKNVESNLRFGNSNLALFETTKTFQSMKGFPVENYTVSGVLTGTLEQEKFFGAKERPMDFYLLKGLMQGLFAETDGITLVPSKTVPGYMHPKICMDIQLAGKTIGLFGKLHPLTLKAFGIKTQEVWGFEFATKQIERGYCATDFKPAKDLAVFPPSLRDLSVVLDKGITYAQITSALDKTPLDVELSYRLIDLYQGDHLPEGKKSVTFSLAFSNPSHTLKDKETEEAFSRIVEQLRTQVGAELR; this comes from the coding sequence ATGAAAATACTTTACTCTTGGTTAAAAGATTTTATTGATTTGGACTTAACACCCGAAGAACTGGTTAAAAAACTGACGGATTTGGGCATTGAAGTGGCTTCTGTGGAAACCACCGGGGCCGATTTTGAAGGTGTCCATGTGGCGCAGATTATTCAAATCGACGACCACCCCAATTCCGATCACTTGCACTTGGTTACCTTGGACTTGGGCGGCGGCAAAACGCAACGCGTTGTTTGCGGAGCCCCCAATGTGGCCGTCGGTCAAAAAGTTCCGCTTGCTCGCGTAGGGGCGCGGTTAGGCAAAGAAGTATTAAAGCCGGCGGTTATCCGCGGAGTAGAATCCGAAGGCATGATTTGTTCTTCCGATGAACTCGGCCTTACACAAACCCGTGCTCGCGGTATTATGGTGTTGCCGGAAGAATTGGAATTGGGAACAGATGTTTCTTCCCTTTACGGCAAGCCGGACTCTTTATTTGATTTGGAAATTACCTCCAACCGCCCCGATTTGCTTTCCCATTTAGGTGTCGCCCGCGAATTGGGCGCTCTTCTTAACAAAGAAGTAAAACTTCCCGAAATTAAAGATATTGCGGGGGAAGGGAAATCGTTGGAAGTGGAAATTCAAAATCCGGAAGGGTGCCCCCGCTATATGGGGCGTATTATCCGCGGGGTAAAAAATGCGGAATCTCCCAAGTGGATGAAGACACGCTTGGCTGCTATGGGCCTAAACCCCAAAAATGCTTTAGTCGATATTACCAACTATGTTATGTTTGAACTCGGCAACCCGCTTCATGCTTTTGATTTGCGCGAAGTGGAAGGCGGTAAAGTGATTGTTCGCAACGCTCAAGAAGGCGAAAAATTTACCGTATTGGGCGGCCGCGAATTGGAACTTACTTCCAATTGCCTGATGATTGCCGACGGAAAAAAGGCCACCGCCTTGGCGGGTATTATGGGCGGTATGGACAGCGGAATTAAAGAAGATACGCAAGATATTTTTATTGAAGCTGCGTATTTCAATGCTCCTTCCGTTAATAAAACCGTCAAAAAGTTTGCTATTTCTTCCGATTCTTCCCAACGCTTTGAGCGCGGAACGGATATTGAAGGGGCCGCTTTGGCTATGCGCCGCGCCAGTGAGTTGTTTGTGCAAATCTGCGGCGGGGTGGCCAGCGAAATTAACGATGTTTATCCCACTAAATACGAAAACCCCGTCGTCACTTTTTCTCCGGCGGATATCAACCGCATTTTGGGAACCCAAATTCCGGCGGAACGCCTGCAGGAAATTTTTTCGCGTTTGGCATTGGACTTTAAGGCCGAAGGCGACGCTTGGACTTTCAAAGCTCCTACGCACCGCCGCGACCTGAACCACAAATGGGACTTGGCCGAAGAGGCCGCCCGTTTTGCCGGGTACGATATGATTCCCGTCAGCGAAACGAAAGCCCGTTTGCAATTTGCCGATAACCCGAAAGGGATTGATTTGGGCAAACGCTTTGCGCGTTCGCTTATCGGCTTTGGTTTTTGTGAATGCAAAAATATCGATTTCGTAGGTGAAAAAGAAATCAAAGCGTTTGGTTTTGATCCTAAATTCTGTATCAAAATCAAAAACGCATTGGCTCAAGGTTGGGATTATTTGCGCCCCACGTTGCTTCCCTCTTTGCTTAAAAACGTAGAAAGCAACTTGCGCTTCGGGAATAGTAATTTAGCTTTGTTTGAAACCACCAAAACCTTCCAATCTATGAAAGGTTTCCCGGTGGAAAACTACACCGTATCCGGCGTACTTACGGGTACCTTGGAGCAGGAAAAATTCTTCGGCGCAAAAGAACGCCCGATGGATTTTTATTTACTTAAAGGCCTGATGCAAGGGCTCTTTGCGGAGACGGACGGTATTACGCTTGTGCCTTCCAAAACGGTTCCCGGTTATATGCACCCCAAAATTTGTATGGATATCCAACTGGCCGGCAAAACTATCGGCTTGTTTGGTAAACTTCACCCGTTAACCTTAAAGGCTTTCGGTATTAAAACCCAAGAAGTATGGGGCTTTGAATTTGCCACCAAGCAAATTGAAAGAGGCTACTGCGCCACGGACTTCAAACCGGCCAAAGATTTAGCGGTCTTTCCGCCGTCTTTGCGTGATTTATCCGTTGTTCTCGATAAAGGCATTACCTACGCGCAAATTACTTCCGCGTTAGATAAAACCCCTTTAGATGTGGAACTTTCTTACCGTTTGATAGACCTTTACCAAGGTGACCATTTGCCGGAAGGGAAAAAGAGCGTTACTTTTAGTTTGGCCTTTTCCAATCCGTCCCACACCTTGAAAGATAAAGAAACGGAAGAAGCATTTAGCCGTATTGTAGAACAATTGCGCACCCAAGTAGGGGCCGAACTGAGATAA
- the tuf gene encoding elongation factor Tu: MAKEKFSRSKPHVNVGTIGHVDHGKTTLTTAITKVLAKEGKAKAMAYTDIAKGGVVRDASKIVTVAVSHVEYESDNRHYAHIDCPGHADYIKNMITGAAQMDGAILVVSAVDGPMPQTREHVLLAKQVNVPKLVVFLNKVDLVDDADLLDLVEEEIRDLLGKYEFDRDNTPIVRGSALKAIEGDSSELGEPCIKRLMDALDTWIPEPERDTEKPFLMAVEDVFSITGRGTVATGRIERGVVHVGDQLEIIGFRDTLNTVATGIEMFRKLLDEGMAGDNVGILLRGIDKNQVERGQVLAAPKSVTPHKHFVGQVYILKKEEGGRHTPLAKGYKPQFYLRTTDVTGELSFNQDMIMPGDNAEIEVKLITPVAMEEGLRFAIREGGHTVGAGVVTKIIE, from the coding sequence ATGGCAAAGGAAAAATTTTCCCGCAGCAAACCGCACGTAAACGTCGGTACCATTGGTCACGTAGACCACGGTAAGACCACGCTTACCACCGCTATTACGAAAGTATTGGCCAAAGAAGGTAAAGCCAAAGCTATGGCTTACACCGACATCGCTAAAGGCGGTGTAGTGCGCGACGCTTCCAAAATCGTAACGGTAGCCGTATCTCACGTAGAATACGAATCTGACAACCGTCACTATGCTCACATTGACTGCCCCGGCCACGCTGACTACATTAAAAACATGATCACCGGTGCCGCCCAAATGGACGGTGCTATCTTGGTAGTCTCCGCCGTTGACGGCCCGATGCCGCAAACCCGCGAACACGTACTTTTGGCCAAACAAGTAAACGTACCGAAACTCGTAGTCTTCCTCAACAAAGTAGACTTGGTTGACGATGCTGACTTGTTGGACTTAGTAGAAGAAGAAATCCGCGATTTGCTCGGCAAATACGAATTTGACAGAGATAACACCCCGATCGTGCGCGGTTCCGCTTTGAAAGCGATCGAAGGTGATTCCAGCGAATTGGGCGAACCCTGCATCAAAAGACTTATGGACGCCTTGGATACCTGGATTCCTGAACCGGAACGCGATACGGAAAAACCGTTCTTGATGGCTGTGGAAGACGTGTTCTCCATCACTGGCCGCGGTACGGTAGCCACCGGTAGAATTGAACGCGGTGTTGTACACGTGGGCGATCAATTGGAAATCATCGGTTTCCGCGATACCCTCAACACTGTAGCCACCGGTATTGAAATGTTCCGCAAACTCTTAGACGAAGGTATGGCTGGCGATAACGTGGGTATCTTGCTCCGCGGTATCGACAAGAACCAAGTAGAAAGAGGCCAAGTATTGGCTGCTCCGAAATCTGTAACTCCGCACAAACACTTTGTGGGCCAAGTCTACATCTTGAAAAAAGAAGAAGGCGGCCGCCACACTCCGTTGGCCAAAGGTTACAAACCGCAATTCTACTTGAGAACCACCGACGTAACGGGTGAACTCTCCTTCAACCAAGACATGATTATGCCCGGCGATAATGCTGAAATCGAAGTTAAACTCATTACGCCTGTGGCCATGGAAGAAGGCTTGCGCTTTGCTATCCGCGAAGGCGGTCATACGGTAGGCGCCGGCGTTGTCACCAAAATTATTGAGTAG
- the rplK gene encoding 50S ribosomal protein L11, translating into MAKEKKIKGYIKLQIPAGAANPAPPVGPALGQHGVNIMEFCKQFNAKTAKLEKGIKIPVVITVYEDRSFSFITKMPPMAVLIIKELGLAKGSGAPHKDKVGKITQAQCEKIAAQKLPDLNTKDVKQAAEMVKGTCKSMGVEVVK; encoded by the coding sequence ATGGCAAAAGAGAAAAAAATTAAAGGTTACATCAAATTGCAGATTCCTGCTGGCGCTGCCAACCCGGCCCCGCCCGTAGGCCCGGCCTTGGGTCAACATGGTGTAAACATCATGGAATTCTGCAAACAATTCAACGCCAAAACGGCTAAATTGGAAAAAGGTATTAAGATTCCGGTCGTCATCACTGTTTATGAAGATCGCTCTTTCTCCTTCATCACCAAAATGCCGCCTATGGCTGTGCTGATTATCAAGGAACTCGGCCTTGCGAAAGGTTCCGGTGCTCCGCACAAAGATAAAGTCGGCAAGATCACCCAAGCCCAATGTGAAAAAATCGCGGCTCAAAAATTGCCCGATTTGAACACCAAAGATGTTAAGCAAGCCGCCGAAATGGTAAAAGGTACTTGCAAAAGCATGGGCGTGGAAGTAGTAAAATAA
- a CDS encoding 4-hydroxy-tetrahydrodipicolinate reductase, producing the protein MKKVLINGANGKMGQALIRLIKAQPELGLEVAATRETGESVKEDFDVIIDFSTPQGAQEAFALAKHRHKPFLTGTTNLPETFLFQMQQEEKIPVFFAPNVSLSVYFFTELVKQAARMYPGYDLHLHEIHHIHKKDAPSGTAKKIAEAVNVPFEQVTYERIGETVGTHTAQYTSPFDEITLTHKATNRDLFAQSALHIACWLMKCEKGFYTMSDYAKFRLKESKK; encoded by the coding sequence ATGAAAAAAGTACTCATCAACGGTGCTAACGGGAAAATGGGCCAAGCCTTGATTCGTTTGATTAAGGCCCAGCCGGAATTGGGGCTTGAGGTAGCCGCAACCCGCGAAACAGGAGAAAGCGTAAAAGAAGATTTTGATGTAATTATCGATTTTTCCACCCCGCAGGGAGCGCAAGAGGCTTTTGCCTTGGCAAAACACCGTCACAAACCGTTTTTAACGGGCACGACCAACCTGCCGGAAACTTTTTTATTTCAAATGCAACAGGAAGAAAAAATACCGGTGTTTTTTGCGCCCAATGTCAGTTTAAGCGTGTATTTTTTTACAGAACTTGTAAAACAGGCTGCGCGTATGTACCCCGGATATGATTTGCATTTACACGAAATTCATCATATCCACAAAAAAGATGCTCCCAGCGGTACTGCTAAAAAAATCGCTGAAGCCGTTAATGTTCCGTTTGAACAAGTAACTTATGAACGCATCGGCGAAACGGTGGGCACACATACGGCGCAGTATACCTCCCCTTTTGATGAAATTACCCTTACGCACAAAGCCACAAACCGCGATTTGTTTGCCCAATCGGCCTTACATATCGCTTGTTGGCTGATGAAATGCGAAAAGGGTTTTTACACCATGTCGGACTATGCAAAATTTAGATTGAAGGAAAGTAAAAAATGA
- the sppA gene encoding signal peptide peptidase SppA: MAENENEKNQTADTSTSLPKEQWEQKMLENEKTATLVSDIKKEETTEEKKEEKPVKEKAEGKKISLPGLWPSLLLLTFIISTCCGLFLSVRPVPACTQEKDKTSQEESAEESLVSGALSSKSSKPGIAWIRVRGIIAQDNNSGPFSRPSGASAIAKKIREAADAKNVKAIVLDINSPGGTVASVQNIYSEILKAKEKGKKVVALFRDVAASGGFYIAMAADKIVAEPGTITGSVGVIMQTSNVEGLFEKIGVKVTPITSGKYKDMGSAYRPMSDAEKAILQDMVDDTYSQFFAAVKAGRPEVKEEDLKEYTDGRIFTGQRAYNLGFIDQLGGEEEARKLAGELAGLKDPKILSQRGDGIKELIFSFGSKMENKSLDKQLQNLTTPSVSYLWVN; this comes from the coding sequence ATGGCTGAAAACGAAAACGAAAAAAATCAAACGGCAGATACTTCTACCAGCCTGCCGAAAGAACAATGGGAGCAAAAGATGTTAGAAAACGAGAAAACGGCTACCCTTGTTTCCGATATTAAAAAAGAAGAAACAACCGAAGAAAAAAAAGAAGAAAAACCTGTAAAAGAAAAAGCCGAAGGGAAGAAAATTTCTCTCCCGGGTTTATGGCCTTCTTTACTTCTGTTAACTTTTATTATTTCTACTTGTTGCGGTCTTTTTCTTTCGGTTCGCCCGGTTCCTGCTTGCACGCAAGAGAAAGATAAAACTTCTCAAGAAGAAAGTGCCGAAGAATCTTTGGTTAGCGGGGCTCTCTCTTCCAAATCTTCCAAGCCCGGCATTGCCTGGATTCGCGTAAGAGGCATCATCGCGCAAGACAATAATTCGGGACCTTTCTCCCGTCCCAGCGGCGCAAGTGCCATTGCCAAAAAAATTCGTGAAGCGGCGGATGCAAAAAATGTAAAAGCCATCGTGTTGGATATTAACTCTCCCGGCGGAACGGTTGCTTCCGTACAAAACATTTACAGCGAAATTTTGAAAGCCAAGGAAAAAGGTAAAAAGGTAGTAGCCCTGTTCCGCGATGTGGCGGCTTCCGGCGGGTTCTACATTGCCATGGCGGCGGATAAAATCGTGGCGGAACCCGGCACGATTACCGGCTCTGTGGGTGTGATTATGCAAACAAGCAATGTAGAAGGTTTGTTTGAAAAAATCGGTGTAAAAGTAACGCCTATTACTTCGGGCAAATACAAAGACATGGGCTCTGCTTACCGTCCGATGAGCGATGCCGAAAAAGCCATTTTACAAGATATGGTGGACGATACCTATTCTCAATTCTTCGCGGCGGTAAAAGCCGGTCGCCCCGAAGTAAAGGAAGAAGATTTGAAGGAATATACGGACGGCCGCATTTTCACCGGTCAACGCGCGTATAATTTGGGCTTTATTGACCAATTGGGCGGGGAAGAAGAAGCCCGCAAATTGGCAGGGGAATTGGCCGGTTTGAAAGACCCCAAAATCCTTTCGCAAAGAGGCGACGGTATTAAGGAATTGATTTTCTCCTTCGGTTCCAAAATGGAAAACAAATCGTTGGATAAACAACTGCAAAACTTAACCACGCCCAGCGTCTCCTATTTGTGGGTAAACTAA
- the nusG gene encoding transcription termination/antitermination factor NusG, which yields MSEEKAWYIVHTQTGHEDKVREKIQLNVEIQGFGDRVFNVLVPTEEVVEVKQNKKILRKRKFFPGYVLVEMNMTSEAYWFIKSVTGVTGFLGDPNPVPLPEEEIAGIVELTDNTSGKPKHVVQFERGESVRITEGPFKHFIGVVEEVNEQKNKLKVMVTVFDRATPVEVDFLQVEKN from the coding sequence ATGTCTGAAGAAAAAGCCTGGTATATCGTGCATACCCAAACGGGGCACGAAGATAAAGTAAGAGAAAAAATCCAACTGAACGTGGAAATCCAAGGGTTTGGAGACCGCGTTTTTAATGTGTTGGTTCCCACCGAAGAAGTCGTTGAAGTAAAACAAAACAAGAAAATTTTGCGTAAACGGAAATTTTTCCCGGGATATGTGCTGGTAGAAATGAACATGACCAGCGAAGCCTATTGGTTTATTAAAAGTGTTACGGGTGTAACCGGTTTCTTAGGTGATCCCAACCCGGTGCCGCTTCCGGAAGAGGAAATTGCCGGCATTGTGGAACTTACGGATAATACCTCCGGTAAGCCCAAACATGTGGTTCAATTTGAACGCGGCGAAAGCGTCCGCATTACCGAAGGGCCCTTCAAACACTTTATCGGTGTAGTGGAAGAAGTCAACGAACAAAAGAACAAATTGAAAGTAATGGTTACGGTTTTCGACCGTGCCACCCCCGTAGAAGTGGACTTCCTCCAAGTAGAAAAGAACTAG
- the secE gene encoding preprotein translocase subunit SecE, whose amino-acid sequence MNKAINFLKQSVGELRKSTWLSRQEVVQSTILVAIVVALVSAYVSVIDFGLTKVLGFVVGGR is encoded by the coding sequence ATGAACAAAGCAATCAATTTTCTTAAACAATCGGTAGGCGAATTAAGAAAATCCACCTGGCTTTCCAGACAAGAAGTGGTGCAATCCACTATTCTGGTGGCGATTGTTGTAGCGCTCGTATCTGCTTATGTAAGCGTTATTGATTTCGGCCTGACCAAAGTGTTGGGTTTTGTAGTCGGAGGGCGCTAA